The region CATTCAATGTCTTTAGTTTGACTGTTGTTATTTCATTATTTTTATACCGCACTATGCGGTCAATGACTGCAGGAATAAAAAAGTTTTTATCCTGAAAAGGGCCTATGACATTAAACAATCTGGCAACCACAACATGCTGCTTCGGGTGATAGCTCAACCCGATCCTTTCCTGAATGTATTTTGCCTTCGCGTAAGAGTTACCAGGCAAACAGAATGAAGCTTCATTAACAGGTTCCATCGAACTTCTATAGACAGCGCTGGTACTGCAAAAAATAATTTTGGGGTTTATAGCTAATTGTTTAACGGCTTCATTCAAGTTCAACTGGATCATCAAGTTGCTTTCATAAATGTCAACATCATTCCGGGTTTTGTGATAAGATTTGCCCGCAAGGTTTAATACAGCGTCCGGTTTGTGCTTATCAAGAATTGATAATAGCGCGTGGTAATCCGTCAAATCAGCTTTATTATCATCGCCTGTCTTGCCAGTTACCGGAACAATGTTATATAAATTGCAAAACATTTCAGTAAATTTTTTACCGATAAACCCCCCTGCGCCAAAGACAAGTAATTTCATATTCTATTTAAATTCCGGCAACAATTTATGCCGATGTACTATCTTACACATTTTGTTTTTGATATAAACTGCTCGCTATCCCGCCAAATAAATAAAACATAGAGTTTGGAAACGGGAAAAAATGCATCTCAATCAATTGAGCATTTATTAAATAAATAATAAACATTCCCAAAAACATCGCAATCAATTTGCCGCTCATAAATCCGTTCTCAGGCAAAAGACGGTATAATTTTATAGAGACCTTAACCATACTAAGCATGATGAACAAAATAAGACCCAGACCGACAATCCCCAATTCCGCTAAAACGCCTGACCATGTATCGTGGACATTTGTCCCCTTGCCAACACCGATAGTTTTAGGGACATTTTCCATTTTATATAGGTACTTTGGACTTACTTCCATAAACTTGCCGTATCCAACTCCAAATATTGGGTGATCAAGAAAAATCCTCCAGACTACTCCATATAAACTGGCCCGGCCATACACTGGTGATACTTGTGTCATTCTCTCAATAAATTTGTCTTTAAAGCTATCTTTGTTATACATCTTTTCTGCTCTTTCCGACCAATCAAGATCAGAGCTTAATTGTTTGTAAACACCGGCAAATAATATCGACAACACTAATAAACATCCTACAAATACCACTCTTACACGGGGGTAAAATACAGGGAATATAAATAGGGCAATTAAAAAAGCCAGCCAGCAAGCGCGTGTAAGAGTGAATACAAGCGTGATCAGCATGACTGTAATGGAAAGAACATAAAAAATCTTTAACCATCTCTTTTGCTCATGGAGGACAAGGTAAGTTGTCATGAATAATATCATCCCTATTACCGTGCCATTCACTGAAGCGTTTAAGAAAGGCCCCATTGATCTTCCCGCATGGACCCAGCCCGACAAAATATAGCGAGGGAAGATTAAGTAAGTCAATTTAAAATATTCAAATATGCCTGTGAGACCCAAATAAAATCCAACAATGGTGAAAAAAA is a window of Nitrospirota bacterium DNA encoding:
- a CDS encoding NAD-dependent epimerase/dehydratase family protein, which produces MKLLVFGAGGFIGKKFTEMFCNLYNIVPVTGKTGDDNKADLTDYHALLSILDKHKPDAVLNLAGKSYHKTRNDVDIYESNLMIQLNLNEAVKQLAINPKIIFCSTSAVYRSSMEPVNEASFCLPGNSYAKAKYIQERIGLSYHPKQHVVVARLFNVIGPFQDKNFFIPAVIDRIVRYKNNEITTVKLKTLNAMRDFIYINDICKALGLLIEKGEGGEVYNICTGNGINIEQVITILKGILNISEMPLEAEDNYVKEGINYQVGSNEKICKLGWEPEYDINNSLKEIVEVEYGR
- a CDS encoding O-antigen ligase family protein → MFVKVVFLTIIILISVWGVYSFISPAALLTFFWFFAIAPIVFVIQRKNLLNSLLLWFVAVLFREGVILSLPVLPDIFPERLIWVSIIFIILTELAFRQRKLVLGNLEIESSMVIFSVYVVASMFVAGTLISEGKGGLKLSTFLSGYGMPFSIYFFGKNLIDDEQKIKKVFIFFTIVGFYLGLTGIFEYFKLTYLIFPRYILSGWVHAGRSMGPFLNASVNGTVIGMILFMTTYLVLHEQKRWLKIFYVLSITVMLITLVFTLTRACWLAFLIALFIFPVFYPRVRVVFVGCLLVLSILFAGVYKQLSSDLDWSERAEKMYNKDSFKDKFIERMTQVSPVYGRASLYGVVWRIFLDHPIFGVGYGKFMEVSPKYLYKMENVPKTIGVGKGTNVHDTWSGVLAELGIVGLGLILFIMLSMVKVSIKLYRLLPENGFMSGKLIAMFLGMFIIYLINAQLIEMHFFPFPNSMFYLFGGIASSLYQKQNV